CGGGACAGCTGTGTCTCTTTTCTCTCCAGAGTCTTCACAACCTCCTCTCTTTTCCTTATCTCCGAAGAAACCCTCTTCAGTTTTTGACAATACTCTGCGTCGTACCAAGAGTTGGTTGCGCACAGATCCAGATTCTGCCGAAGTGTCTTTGTTGTAGAGTGCAACTCGTCCCTGGCTCTCTTCACAGAGCTCATCTGGGTGGCGACGTCGTCCAGGCTCTTGTCTAACTCGTCCAATAACGAATCAAATGCCACAAATGTATTTAGGCCCAAATTATGTTTTCCTTTTACTAATGTCTGGTCGTGCTGAGGAATCATTGTGTTAACAGGCATGATGGCTAGTGTAATGTATTGTCTGAAATAACAAACACATATTAAGAGGCTATCTTTTTGTATTACACATTTCTTGTGTACCAAAACAATTTATAATCTGAATATCGACAGACAACTGTAGTGACGAAAGTATTGGGacaaaattaaaagcaataaCAGCAAATAAtcttgtaaaagtaatattaactTGGAAAAAACCCATTCTTTGTTTTTGAAATAGAATTGGaataaatgtatcattttaatttctgtaataaaaatccaatttttaagtCACATAtagaatagaaaatttaatttatgtcggcTCAAGATAGTGATTAAGGTGGTCTTGCCTTTTGTCAGGAGTGGTGGCGGTTGCCGGAGGTAACAACTCCGAGACAAGTGCAATAAAGACTACTACAGATTCTAAAGCAGCAGTTTGTTATTTGAGCTTCTCCGTTGTGTTACGAAAATTGTTAATTATCAAGGCAACCAGTCATTAATGACTGTCAGAATGTTACGGTTAATACTAACATAGTCTCTGTGTGTATATGTAAAAGCCATATAATGTACACTGTAAAGCGTATATGCTATAGTATACTACATTAATTACACAGGAATACCGtaattaaaaaatcagtaactttATCTATCGCACtgatgtatatttattgtatatttttatacgcTCAAAAGATTTATATTACCCAAAACGAGGGTTTGGTCGGTTTAATATTCTATCatctctttatttaataaaaatggtcGTGTTTGTATAAACTATATTAGCTTTAACACTTAGTGGACCCATAAAGaatgttatttgtgttttatgattataatttcGTACATAATTGTatcttcttaaatttataatattaaaataatcttgatGAAGTTCTGCacaagatataatataatatctggTGGTGACAGATAAGTCAGATTCTTACTTACATTCTCTGGGTGTAGATTGAAGACGATGAACTTGGAATTTTAGAACAGTAGTACTTTCTGTCACCAAGCAACTACACTAATGAATTATATTGttggttttgtattattcaaaaCCATACTTTTAACAagactgatattttaaatttgtaataaaacaaaattattaaaccttGTGTGTAAAATAGATATCTTACAAGTGAATTAATAATTTCTCATTAGTACCATTTCGAAAGTCGATGACGAGAAACTGATAAAATCAACATTGTTAAAAGGCGGTTTAAATGCGTGTTGTGGTTCTTCAACTTGGGGCTTTTGACAGAACATGAAATAGCTGAATGATGTAGAAAAGACTGGTCTAATTCGAATACTATAATTAACCTTGAAGTACACATTTTGTAAAAGAACAATCAGTTTACTTCTGTACTGTAGTGTAAAGTTATAaactttcttaatttaaaaaaattgaattaggACTCTTCAGTTACTTTATCTCCGCACTCAATCCCGTTGATTTTATACCCGTATATCGTTCTCTCTTTCTATCAACTACttctttgttttcttttgaaGTGGCAAGTAATATCCCATTCAATGTAAAACGCAATTCcgtatattgaataaataaaacgtgAATCCATTCTTAATTAGACATcaactttataaaactgtaatgttcAACATGAGCTTATACCGGAGGGAATATAACATTGTCAGAGTACCGAGAAGGTTCTGAGGCTATCCAAATGGGAATCAGGTTGACAGAGGTGATCTTAAGAGTTCTTAAACcactttgaatatttaaattccgtgaacataaattgtaataaaatcaaagTGTAAATGTTCACGACAGAGTATTTAATCTCAAAGCTGCTTTTGCTGTTAAGAACTAAATAGTCTAAAAATAGTGAAGAAATCTCACAATGAAGGAAGTTGTATGCTATATTGCTATAAACTTTGATGGCAATGCCATTATTATTCTAGATTAAAAAGtgaattatgataaaatttttctaattgtaAGAGTTAGAGTTTTAGATTGGAGCTAATCTAACACCCctagtaataattaaaactctTGTAACACAAGGACTTTTAAtggtaatattattaaatcatcaattttaatttagcaaCTTTGTTCAAAACAAAGTAGTGATTCAACAGGTACTAAATTATGTCCGGATGAAgttatgtttgatattattataataagagTAACCGACCAGGTGAAAATTCAAACTGATGATCGTTAAAATGATCGCACGAGGCTGTTGTATTCTGTTTAGTAGCTCTGCGAAATACAGATCTCATTACTAAGTCAGCTAAttgtaaaagtttacattttgttCAAACTTTCCAACAAAAATTGTGCGACTAAGTGTATTTGAACT
The Homalodisca vitripennis isolate AUS2020 chromosome 1, UT_GWSS_2.1, whole genome shotgun sequence DNA segment above includes these coding regions:
- the LOC124355680 gene encoding uncharacterized protein LOC124355680, with product MPVNTMIPQHDQTLVKGKHNLGLNTFVAFDSLLDELDKSLDDVATQMSSVKRARDELHSTTKTLRQNLDLCATNSWYDAEYCQKLKRVSSEIRKREEVVKTLERKETQLSRSLLSVITDWVNEVERNLGTQSESSGRAGEDKVTLMEKAAGISHWNKYSGGVPELMELYTNH